The DNA window CGAGGATGTCGTCGGTCTTGGTGAGCGGGATCACGTCGGGCTCGTTTGCGCCCTTCTTGATCTTGGCGGCGGCCACCGTGGTCGGCCGGAAGTCGGCGACGGCCGCGGCCATGATCACCGCGTCCGCGCCGAGCGCGTGCTTCTCGACGGCGGTCTTGAGCTGTTCGGCGGTGGTGATGTGCACCAGGTCGACGGCGGCCGGTGCGGCCATCTCGATGGTGTTGCCCGCGATCAACGTCACATGCGCGCCGCGCTGCGCGGCGACCCGTGCGAGCGCGTAGCCCTGCTTGCCGGAGCTGCGATTGCCGAGGAAACGCACCGGATCCAGCGGTTCCCTGGTGCCGCCCGCGGTGATCACCACGCGACGGCCTGCCAGATCACGCGGAATGGCGTCGGCGCGCTCCAGCAGCAGCGTCGCGAGCCCGAAGATCTCCTCGGGCTCGGGCAACCGGCCGGGACCGGTATCGGCGCCGGTCAACCGGCCCGACGCGGGTTCCATGACGATTGCACCGTGCGCGCGCAGCGTCGCGACATTGGCGATGGTCGCCGGATGCTCCCACATCTCGGTATGCATCGCGGGCGCGAACAACACCGGACATCGGGCCGTCAGCAGCGTGGCGGTGAGTAGATCGTCGGCGCGGCCCTGTGCCGCACGCGCCATCAGATCGGCGGTCGCCGGGGCGATGACCACGAGGTCCGCCTCCTGGCCCAACCGCACATGCGGCACCTCGGGCACGTCGGTGAACACATCGGTGTGCACCGGATTACCGGACAGTGCCTCGAAAGTTGCCTTGCCGACGAACTGCAGCGCCGACTCGGTGGGGATCACCCGAACCTGGTGCCCGGTCTCGGTGAACCGGCGCACGATCGAGCAGGCCTTATACGCGGCGATCCCTCCGCCGACGCCGACGACGATCCGTGTGCTCACTACGCCTCCGGCTCGCTGATCCCCGCATATACGGGGAGAATGACGACCATCCGGGTGGTTACTACGCCTCCGGCTGGATCGTCCCCGCTGGCGCGGGGACCTCGGACTGCGACGAACACGAGCGGGTTTCCTACTCGCCTTCGGAATGCTCGAGCAGGTCGGAGTGGATCTCACGCATCGCGACCGATAGCGGCTTCTCCTGCAGACCCGGTTCGACCAGCGGGCCGACGTACTCGAGGATGCCGTCGCCGAGCTGGTTGTAGTAGTCGTTGATCTGACGCGCCCGCTTGGCCGCGTAGATGACCAGCGCGTACTTGGACGAGGTGCGCTCCAGCAGCTCGTCGATCGGCGGGTTGGTCAGGCCGATCGGAGTGTCGTATGCGGGAACGGGCTTGATGTCCGAACTGCTCACTGAGAAGGCTCCTGCGTGGCTCGGGTTCTTCAGGACTGGGGCCGAATTCGGGATCGCGGGGTCACGAACTCGAATTTGTGCTAACGAACAACGATACCAACTGCTCACAGGCGCTGGTCACCTCGTCGTTCACTATGACGATGTCGAACTCGTCACAGGCCGCCAATTCGGTCCTGGCGGTTTCCAACCTGCGGGCGATCACTTCGGGTGATTCGGTGCCGCGCGAGGTCAGCCGGGATACCAATTCCTCCCAGCTGGGCGGGGCGAGGAATACCAGCAGTGCCTCCGGGATCGCCTTGCGTACCGACCGCGCGCCCTCGAGGTCGACCTCGACGAGCACCGGTAGGCCGGCGGCGAGCCCGTCACGCACCGGTTGGGCCGGGGTGCCGGAGCGCTGTAGTCCCCCATGAATGTCAGCCCACTCGAGGAGCTCGCCCGCCGTGATCATGGCGTCGAACTCCTCCCGGGACACGAACCGGTAGTCGCGGCCGTCGATCTCTCCGGGCCGGGGGGCCCGAGTAGTCGCCGACACGCTGAAGACCAGTTGGGGAAGTCGCTCGCGGACGCAACGGACCACGGTCGACTTACCCACGGCCGAGGGGCCGACCAGTACAACCAGTCGACCCTTCCGCGTGTGTTCGACCACCTTGGTGGTCAGGCGAAGTCGAATCGGGCGAGCAGCGCCTTGCGCTGCCGATCACCCAGTCCGCGCAGACGCCGGGTGGGGGCGATCTCCAGCTCGCTCATGATCTCCGCCGCCTTGACCTTGCCCACCTTGGGCAGGGCCTCCAGCAGCGCCGACACCTTCATCTTGCCGAGAATCTCGTCGGATTCGGCATCGGTGAGGACCTGCTTCAGGTCGGTGCCGCCACGCTTCAGGCGCTCCTTGAGCTCCGCCCGAGCACGGCGAGCGGCAGCCGCCTTCTCCAAAGCAGCGGCGCGCTGCTCGTCAGTCAGCTGGGGAAGGGCCACGGTTCCTCCGTCTCATCGTTCATTGCATCAACTCCTGCCGGTAACCCAGCAGTCTCAGCGACCGTACCCACGACGTTGCTCGATTGCGAACCCACCCCCCAGGTCAGCGCATGATTCGCCGATGTCGTAGGGGCGTTCCCGGCGGGATGCGCACAGCGCGTCGATCGCTGCGGTGATCCTACCGCCGATATCGCGAAATGCCCCGCTAGCAGGGCGTTTTCATGGATTCCGCACGTTAGCGGAATGGTTGCCGCAACCAGCCGCATCGCGCCAGCAACCGGTCACTTGTCCGACCTGGAAGTTTCTAGGAATTTTCCGCGTGTCGCGTCGTCCTTGCGCGTGTCGGGGCAGGTTTCGACGGATTCCGGCCCGATTCGGGGCATCGACCGGCGGGCTCACACGACCGCGGCACCGTGTGCCGTTCAGCGTCCTCCTGGGCCGTTCCGAACCGCACGACGCAACCGGGAACGCCCCAGCGCCGCGAAATCGACGCAGCAGGGCACACAGCCACCAGACATGGGCGTCTGCGCCACGCTCAATGGAACTCCCCGCCCCGAAACGCGAAATGGACCGACGCCGAAGCGCCGGTCCATCGCAACCCGCGTCATCGCCGCAGGAAGGCGAACTCCTCCTGCAGCGCACTCAACTTGGCACGCAGTGCCGAGACCGACGGTCCGGCACCCAGCACCTCGCGGGACGCGGCCGGTACCACGGCGTGCAGCATCTGCTCGCAGACCAGGCCACGGATGGTTTCCCCCCCGCCGCCCTGGGCCCCGACGCCGGGCATCAGGATCGGCCCGTTCAGGGCGGAAAGGTCGGGGACCTGCGTGAGGGTGGCGCCGACGACGACACCCACCGAACCGAACTCCTGCCCCGCATTACACTGCGCCGCCGCGTCGACCATGGTCTGGGCGATCGTGCGACCGTCGCCGCCGTGTGCGAGTTGTACCTGCGCCCCTTCGGGATTCGAGGTGGCGGCGAGTACGAACACACCGCGGCCGTTGGCCTCGGCCAGCGTCAAAGCCGGTGCGAGGGAACCGAATCCAAGGTACGGCGATGCGGTCACGGCATCCGATCCGAGCGGACCGTCACCGAGCCAGGCACGCGCGTAAGCATCCATGGTGGAGCCGATATCGCCCCGCTTGGCATCGGCCAGCACCAGGGTGCCCGAGGCC is part of the Nocardia sp. NBC_00565 genome and encodes:
- the coaBC gene encoding bifunctional phosphopantothenoylcysteine decarboxylase/phosphopantothenate--cysteine ligase CoaBC — protein: MCGDQRAGGVVSTRIVVGVGGGIAAYKACSIVRRFTETGHQVRVIPTESALQFVGKATFEALSGNPVHTDVFTDVPEVPHVRLGQEADLVVIAPATADLMARAAQGRADDLLTATLLTARCPVLFAPAMHTEMWEHPATIANVATLRAHGAIVMEPASGRLTGADTGPGRLPEPEEIFGLATLLLERADAIPRDLAGRRVVITAGGTREPLDPVRFLGNRSSGKQGYALARVAAQRGAHVTLIAGNTIEMAAPAAVDLVHITTAEQLKTAVEKHALGADAVIMAAAVADFRPTTVAAAKIKKGANEPDVIPLTKTDDILAGLVQLRRDGQLPGTAIVGFAAETGDEQGDVLAHARAKLARKGCDLLVVNAVGEGKAFEVDTNDGWLLGADGTEQALDHGSKALLASRVLDALGPLLR
- the rpoZ gene encoding DNA-directed RNA polymerase subunit omega; its protein translation is MSSSDIKPVPAYDTPIGLTNPPIDELLERTSSKYALVIYAAKRARQINDYYNQLGDGILEYVGPLVEPGLQEKPLSVAMREIHSDLLEHSEGE
- the gmk gene encoding guanylate kinase — translated: MVEHTRKGRLVVLVGPSAVGKSTVVRCVRERLPQLVFSVSATTRAPRPGEIDGRDYRFVSREEFDAMITAGELLEWADIHGGLQRSGTPAQPVRDGLAAGLPVLVEVDLEGARSVRKAIPEALLVFLAPPSWEELVSRLTSRGTESPEVIARRLETARTELAACDEFDIVIVNDEVTSACEQLVSLFVSTNSSS
- the mihF gene encoding integration host factor, actinobacterial type; the encoded protein is MALPQLTDEQRAAALEKAAAARRARAELKERLKRGGTDLKQVLTDAESDEILGKMKVSALLEALPKVGKVKAAEIMSELEIAPTRRLRGLGDRQRKALLARFDFA
- the pyrF gene encoding orotidine-5'-phosphate decarboxylase; this encodes MLHRIGHKKAFGSRLQHAMRHFGPLCVGIDPHPGLLESWGLTDDVDGVEKFAEICVEAFDGRVALIKPQVAFFEPYGSGGIAVLERTIEVLRASGTLVLADAKRGDIGSTMDAYARAWLGDGPLGSDAVTASPYLGFGSLAPALTLAEANGRGVFVLAATSNPEGAQVQLAHGGDGRTIAQTMVDAAAQCNAGQEFGSVGVVVGATLTQVPDLSALNGPILMPGVGAQGGGGETIRGLVCEQMLHAVVPAASREVLGAGPSVSALRAKLSALQEEFAFLRR